The following coding sequences are from one Rattus norvegicus strain BN/NHsdMcwi chromosome 11, GRCr8, whole genome shotgun sequence window:
- the Camk2n2 gene encoding calcium/calmodulin-dependent protein kinase II inhibitor 2 isoform X1, translating into MSEILPYGEDKMGRFGADPEGSDLSFSCRLQDTNSFFAGNQAKRPPKLGQIGRAKRVVIEDDRIDDVLKGMGEKPPSGV; encoded by the exons ATGTCCGAGATCCTACCCTACGGCGAGGACAAGATGGGCCGCTTCGGCGCAGACCCCGAGGGTTCCGACCTCTCTTTCAGCTGCCGCCTGCAGGACACCAACTCCTTCTTCGCTGGCAACCAGGCCAAGCGGCCCCCCAAGCTGGGCCAGATCGGCCGAGCCAAGAGAG TGGTGATCGAGGATGACCGGATAGACGACGTGctgaaggggatgggggagaagcCTCCGTCCGGAGTGTAG